GACCCCGGTCCCGGAATGGATCCAGACGGTCGCGCTCGCGTTCAGCCTGTTCCTCATCGCCCCCTCCTGGGCCTCGGTCCTCAACGGCTTCTACACGATGAACGGGAACTGGGACAAGATGAAATCGAACTACCTGGTCAAGTTCTTCATCCTCGGCATCACCTTCTACGGGCTCCAGACGATCCAGGGGCCGACCCAGGCGATCCGGGCGATCACCTCCCACGTCCATTTCACGGAGTGGGTGGTCGGCCACGTCCACATGGGGACGATGGGATGGGTGACGATGACCATCTCGGCGTCCATGTATTTCATGATGGCGAAGATTTCCGGCCGGGAGATCCACAGCGTGAAGCTGGCGAACGTCCATTTCTGGCTGATCCTCGTGGGGCAGCTCCTCTTCACCGTGACCCTTTGGATCGCCGGCATCGTCCAGGGCGCGATGTGGAAGGCCACCAACCCCGACGGCTCCCTCATGTACACGTTCCTCGACTCCGTGGCGGCGATGTACCCGTTCTGGACCGTGCGGCTTGTCGGCGGCCTTCTCTACTTCGCCGGGATCTCGGTCTTCGCCTACAACCTGTATATGACGTCCCGGAAACCTCAGGCGGCGTGAGTCAGGAGAACCCGGATGAACTTCAACAGCCTGTATGAGAAGCCCGTGCTCTTTGCCCTCGCGGCGGTGGTCGTCATCTCGGTCGGGACGCTGGTGACGACCTTCATCCCCCTCTTCCTCCCGTCGACCCAACCGGTGAGCCCCCTGATCAAGCCGTACACGGCCGTCGAGACGGAAGGGAGGGACATCTACATCCGGGAAGGGTGCAACAATTGCCACACCCAGACGGTCCGGCCGCTGCGCACCGAGGTCGCCCGGTACGGCGACTACTCCAAGCCGGAGGAGTTCGCCTACGACCGGCCGTTCCTCTGGGGTTCCCGTCGTACGGGGCCGGACCTGGCGCGCGTGGGCGGCAAGTATCCCGATGCGTGGCATTACCGCCACATGGCGAACCCGCAGGCGATGTTCGACAAATCGAACATGCCGGCGTACTCGTGGCTCGCGAAAGCGAAGCTCGACACCTCCCTCACGGCCAGGAAGGTGAAGATCCTCGGATACGGCTACGACGGGGTGGAGGTCGCCCGGCAACTGGCCGCCTTCCGGCAGACGGTCACGGCACCGGCCTATCCGTCCGGGCAGGTGCGCTCCCAGGTGACGCCGGCCGCCCTTCAGGGGGGGATCACCGAACTCGACGCGCTGGTGGCGTATCTCCAGAAGCTGGGGCGGGACCTGAAAGCGGCGCAGAAACCCGTCGCGGGGCCCGCGACCGCCGAGGCGGCGGAGTCGAAGAACCCGTACGCGGGAAACCGCAGGGCCGAAGAGGAAGGCGAGAAGATCTTCAAGGAGAATTGCCGGAGCTGCCACGCTGAAAAGGGAGCCGGCGGATTCGGCCCGAAGCTGGCTACGACCACCCACAAGTACGGCGGTTCGGACGCGGAGCTGTTCGCCTCCGTCGCGGGCGGGCGCCCGGGAGGGATGCCCACGTTCCTTCCGCAGCTGGGGAAAGACCGGGTGTGGAAGGCGGTCGCCTACATACGCCACCTTGAAAGGGAAAGCCGATGACGCCGCGCGGGCTGGCGTACCTTTTCTTCACGCTGCTCCTTGCCGGGATCTTCGTCGGGATCATCGCGTATTATTTCAACCGGAAGCGATACGAGCGCGTGGAAGCCCCGAAGCACCGGATGCTGGCCGACGACGATCCGCTGCCCGATTCCACGGGCAGCCGCCGGGAGGGATGAACCGATGGACGAGCCGATCGGGAAGATGGAGGCGCACAACAAGGTTCCCCGCGGTTTCCTCGTCCTGCTGTTCGGGCTGATCGCCTTCGGCGTCTACTACATCGCCGCGTACACCCCGGGGATCAGCGGCTGGTCGCAGTACAAGGTGCTCTCGAAGGAGATGGAGGCGGACAAGGCGAAAGCCGCCGCCGGCGCCGCGAAGATGACCGAGAACCCGTACGAGCGGGACGAAAAAGCCGTGGCGGAGGGGCAGGTCATCTACGCCGGGAAATGCGCCTCCTGTCACGGCAAGGACGTGAAGGGGGGCGACGGGCCGTCGCTGACCGCGCACCTGAAGTACGGGGAGCAGGATGGGCAGAAGTACGAATCGATCGCGAAAGGCCGTCCCGGCGGGATGCACGCGTTCGAGACGGAACTGGGACGGGAGCGGATCTGGAAGGTGCTGGCCTACGTCGATTCGGTCCGGGAGTAGCCTCCGGGTTACACTCGTTCCATGTGGAAAAGCCGCCGACGGATCGTCGGCCTCCTCGGGGGGGCGGCGGTCCTTCTCCTTCCATTCCTCCGGATCCGCGGACGCAGCGCGGCGCGGTTCGACATTCCCACCCTCTCGCTGCACTTCTTCGGGGCGGTCGTCCCGATCGACGAGTTCTATCTGGTCCTGCTGGGAACGCTCTTCCTCGTGTCGCTCACCCTCTGGGTGACGGTCGTCTTCGGGAGGTTGTGGTGCGGGTGGCTCTGCCCGCAGACGGTGATCGGCGAGATCGGCGAGTGGATCGCCTCCGCGCTCCCGATCCGTCTCCGGTCCGGAGGAAAGACGCTGGTGCTCCTCCCCTTCTCCGCCCTGGTGTCCCTCTCCCTCCTCTGGTACTTCGTCCCGCCCGCCGAGGCGACGCGCAATCTCTTCCGGTCCCCGATCCTCCTTGGCTTCTTCCTCGCGCAGTGGGGAGTGATCTACGTCATGGTGGCCGTCGTGGGCCTCCGTTTCTGCAAAACGGCGTGCCCGTACGCGATGATCCAGAATGTCCTCGCCGACCGGGAGACGCTCGCGGTCGCGTACGACCCGGCGCAGGCCGAATGCCTCCGGTGCGACCGGTGCACCCAGGTCTGCCCCGTGGGGATCGACATCCGGAGGGGGGGGCAGCGGGAGTGCGTCGCCTGCGCGGCGTGCATCGACGCCTGCCGGGAGGTGACGTCGCGCCGGAACGTCCTGCCCTTCATCGCCTACCGGGGAACGGTCCTGCGCGGGAAAGCGTACCTGTTCGCGGGGGGTTGCCTCGCGGCCGCGCTCGTCCTCCTCGCCGCGATCTGGAGCCGTCCCGACGTCCGGTTCGCCGTGCAGTGGGAAGGGAAGGCCGGGACGCCGCGGGGGAACGTCTACCGATACTCCGTGCGGAACGACTCGGACCGGCCGGTCGCCCTCGCGCTGTCCGTCGAGGGGCCGGCGCGTCTCCTCGACGATCCGGAGGTCACGGTGCCCTCCCGGGGGCGCGTCACCGGCACGGTGACGGTCAAGGGGGGGGACGGGACGCCGGGAGAGATCCTGATCACCGCCGCGGGGCGGGGGTTCCGCAT
The sequence above is a segment of the Deltaproteobacteria bacterium genome. Coding sequences within it:
- a CDS encoding 4Fe-4S binding protein, translating into MWKSRRRIVGLLGGAAVLLLPFLRIRGRSAARFDIPTLSLHFFGAVVPIDEFYLVLLGTLFLVSLTLWVTVVFGRLWCGWLCPQTVIGEIGEWIASALPIRLRSGGKTLVLLPFSALVSLSLLWYFVPPAEATRNLFRSPILLGFFLAQWGVIYVMVAVVGLRFCKTACPYAMIQNVLADRETLAVAYDPAQAECLRCDRCTQVCPVGIDIRRGGQRECVACAACIDACREVTSRRNVLPFIAYRGTVLRGKAYLFAGGCLAAALVLLAAIWSRPDVRFAVQWEGKAGTPRGNVYRYSVRNDSDRPVALALSVEGPARLLDDPEVTVPSRGRVTGTVTVKGGDGTPGEILITAAGRGFRIVRKAAFP
- a CDS encoding cbb3-type cytochrome c oxidase subunit 3, whose protein sequence is MTPRGLAYLFFTLLLAGIFVGIIAYYFNRKRYERVEAPKHRMLADDDPLPDSTGSRREG
- a CDS encoding c-type cytochrome, giving the protein MDEPIGKMEAHNKVPRGFLVLLFGLIAFGVYYIAAYTPGISGWSQYKVLSKEMEADKAKAAAGAAKMTENPYERDEKAVAEGQVIYAGKCASCHGKDVKGGDGPSLTAHLKYGEQDGQKYESIAKGRPGGMHAFETELGRERIWKVLAYVDSVRE
- the ccoO gene encoding cytochrome-c oxidase, cbb3-type subunit II — encoded protein: MNFNSLYEKPVLFALAAVVVISVGTLVTTFIPLFLPSTQPVSPLIKPYTAVETEGRDIYIREGCNNCHTQTVRPLRTEVARYGDYSKPEEFAYDRPFLWGSRRTGPDLARVGGKYPDAWHYRHMANPQAMFDKSNMPAYSWLAKAKLDTSLTARKVKILGYGYDGVEVARQLAAFRQTVTAPAYPSGQVRSQVTPAALQGGITELDALVAYLQKLGRDLKAAQKPVAGPATAEAAESKNPYAGNRRAEEEGEKIFKENCRSCHAEKGAGGFGPKLATTTHKYGGSDAELFASVAGGRPGGMPTFLPQLGKDRVWKAVAYIRHLERESR